The following proteins are co-located in the Palaemon carinicauda isolate YSFRI2023 chromosome 3, ASM3689809v2, whole genome shotgun sequence genome:
- the LOC137632634 gene encoding putative nuclease HARBI1, whose product MEDPARLRREYLLAVLQHQHDLIDLTLYQLRANKARRRRAMFDELVARVGPRIIKQHTFFRDPLEPGMKLGLTLRHLASGNKYASMKFGWRVPHNTQSLVVREVCQAIIDEYLDEVLVCPSTPDGWRAIADKFFQRWNFPHTCGALDGKHVACRCPAKSGSQYFSYKGFYSIVLMALADADYKFIWADVGGTGSASDAQIYNDCELKECAEDGTLGFPDPEPLPSDNQDVPYFFIGDDAFALRSTMMKPYNLRGLTNEQRIFNYRLSRARRVVENAFGILVNRFQILLSTMQHHPSTVRLIVKACLILHNLMRTRYPGLQNQQLDRAENENHDFVPGAWREGRNLEDTQTASGPNTASKDGKKQRNLLKHWVNSPTGAVPWQDRMI is encoded by the exons ATGGAGGATCCGGCAAGGCTGAGACGAGAATACCTACTAGCTGTTCTCCAACATCAACATGACCTCATCGATTTGACACTTTACCAGTTGCGTGCCAATAAAGCCAGGAGAAGAAGAG CGATGTTCGACGAGCTGGTAGCCAGAGTGGGTCCAAGGATAATCAAGCAGCACACCTTCTTCAGGGATCCGCTTGAGCCGGGCATGAAGCTGGGCCTGACATTGCGTCACCTTGCCTCTGGGAACAAGTATGCCTCGATGAAGTTCGGATGGAGGGTTCCTCACAACACCCAGTCCCTAGTGGTCAGAGAAGTCTGTCAAGCCATTATTGACGAATATTTGGATGAGGTGCTGGTTTGCCCAAGTACACCTGATGGTTGGCGCGCCATAGCTGACAAGTTCTTCCAAAGATGGAACTTTCCCCATACATGTGGGGCACTTGATGGGAAGCACGTTGCCTGCCGCTGTCCTGCAAAGagtgggtcccaatatttcagcTACAAAGGATTCTACTCCATTGTTCTGATGGCGCTGGCGGATGCCGACTATAAATTCATTTGGGCAGATGTCGGTGGTACTGGATCAGCATCAGATGCGCAGATATACAATGACTGTGAGCTGAAGGAATGCGCTGAGGACGGTACCCTAGGATTCCCTGACCCTGAGCCTCTCCCCAGTGACAACCAGGATGTGCCCTACTTCTTCATCGGTGACGATGCCTTCGCCCTACGATCAACCATGATGAAGCCATACAACCTCAGGGGTCTGACAAATGAACAACGCATCTTCAACTACAGGCTTTCCCGAGCAAGGAGGGTAGTAGAAAATGCTTTCGGCATCCTTGTTAACAGATTCCAGATTCTGCTAAGCACCATGCAGCATCACCCCTCCACTGTCAGGCTCATTGTCAAAGCATGCTTGATCCTGCACAACCTCATGAGGACCAG GTACCCAGGCCTACAGAACCAGCAGCTTGACCGGGCAGAGAATGAGAACCACGACTTTGTTCCAGGAGCATGGCGAGAGGGACGTAACTTGGAGGATACACAGACAGCTAGTGGCCCCAACACTGCCTCCAAGGACGGAAAGAAACAGAGGAATCTTCTCAAGCACTGGGTTAACTCCCCAACTGGTGCAGTTCCGTGGCAGGATAGGATGATCTAG